Sequence from the Brevinematales bacterium genome:
GTGAATTCAGACTCGATGATTTTGGGAAAGAAATAGAAATTTATGGTAATTATGCTTCTGGTTTACCAAGGGATAACAAAAATATAGTTTGGAAAGTTGTAGAGTTTGTCGAGAGTGTTATTTCAAAGAAAATAGGTTTTAACATAAAAATTTACAAAAATATACCTACAGGAGCAGGTCTTGGAGGTGGAAGTGGAAATGGAGCTGGTGTTCTTTTGGCTTTGATGAGATTTTTAGACGGAGTTATATCAGTTGAGGATAAATCTTTTATTTTATCGAATATACATAGTGTTGGTGCGGATATTCCTTTTTTTCTTAATTTGGGTGGTTGTGTTGTTCAGGGAGTAGGAGAAAAAGTCGATTATATAGAAGGTTTGGTTGATTTATTTTTGAAGTATAACGTGGTAATTGTATATCCTAACTTAGTAGTATCGACGAAGGAAGCATACGATTATATATCAAGAAACAAACTTTATGATCCAAAACGATGGGCTTTTGGTGTTGCTTATGGTCTTGTTAGAGGTAATATCAAACTTGAGGATCTAAAGGATATGTTGAAAAACACATTTGAGTTATTCATAATAAACAAAGTTATAGGGGAAATAAAAGAGGAGTTCTACTTGATGGGAGCTTTATTTGCATTAATGAGTGGTAGTGGATCGAGTGTTTATGGTATTTTTGATAGAGAGATTAATGTTGAAGATGTAAAGAGAAATTTATTAAAAAAGTTTAGTATTTCGAATGAAAATGTTTATGTAACAAGGTTTGTAAAAGAACCTGTCAAATTTATCTAGTTTCTGGAGGTCTGTATGAAGATTACCGATGTTAAGGTCAAAAAACTTTCTACTGATGGTAGAAAGAGTAGCAAGGTCAAGGGTGTTGCGTCTGTTACTTTTGACGATCAGTTTGTAGTTCACAACATTAAAATTGTTGAAGGTAGAGGGAAGTTATTTATCTCTATGCCTTCAAGGAAAGTGGGTAATCAAAACAAAGATATTGCTCATCCTATAACATCCGATTTCAGAAAAGAATTGGAGGATGCTATTATATCGCAGTATAATGCTATTTAGTTCAATAGGGGGTATGCCCCCTGTAGATTTTTGTTTATGTCCGGAGATATAATAATAAAAACCTCTGATGAAATTAGAAGAATAAGGGAAGCTTCTAGGATTGTTGCTAAAACTCTTTCTTATCTTGAGAAGTATATCAAACCTGGTATTTCGACACTTGAGTTGGATAGTATAGCTGAAGACTTTATACTTTCATTGGGAGGTAAACCTGCTTTCAAAGGATATACAGTTACGAATGGTAAGAATGTCATAAGGTATAACCATTCTATATGTGCTTCGGTTAATGAAGTGGTTATACATGGAGTACCGTCTAAAGATGTTGTGCTTAGAGATGGGGATATAATATCTATTGATGTTGGAGTTGTATTTGATGATTATTACGGTGATGGTGCTAGAACTTATTTTGTTGGTGATGTTTCTATTATAAAAAGAAAACTTTCTGAAGTTACAAAGCAAGCCTTAATGTTGGCTATAGAGATAAGTAGGCCAGGTGTTAGAGTTGGTGAGATATCAAGAGTTATATATGAGTATGTTAGGAAAAACGGGTT
This genomic interval carries:
- a CDS encoding SpoVG family protein; the encoded protein is MKITDVKVKKLSTDGRKSSKVKGVASVTFDDQFVVHNIKIVEGRGKLFISMPSRKVGNQNKDIAHPITSDFRKELEDAIISQYNAI
- the map gene encoding type I methionyl aminopeptidase, which codes for MSGDIIIKTSDEIRRIREASRIVAKTLSYLEKYIKPGISTLELDSIAEDFILSLGGKPAFKGYTVTNGKNVIRYNHSICASVNEVVIHGVPSKDVVLRDGDIISIDVGVVFDDYYGDGARTYFVGDVSIIKRKLSEVTKQALMLAIEISRPGVRVGEISRVIYEYVRKNGFDVIRGYTVHGVGKYLHESPPIPNYPTGLGPKLRQGMTIAIEPMVVSGVYKIRILDDGWSVCTLDGKPSAHWEHTVLITDSIPEILTMD